The genomic stretch GGAACAATTTGATCAAAAACAAAAGAAACGACAAATATTTCTGTTTTTTTTGTTTTATAAAGAACTGTAAATGCCTATAAATATCTAGAAAAAAAGTCCTTCCCACGGGTGAGAAGAACGTTTCATGTCATTATTGGTGACCCGTACAGGTTCACGTTTTTTACAGGTAAATCAGACTGGACTGCTATAGAAGTCCTTTTTATCACTGGCATTTTTGGTAACGCTTGCGTATTTTTAGTGTGATCTTTCTAACTTTCTTTGTCTACTTCAAGGTAGTAAAAAACCAGTAATTGATAATTTTAGCAATAAAAGAACGGTGTCATATTTTCCCAAATCATTGATGAATAACTATTTTCAATTCACAACTTAACTTTTTAAATTTGTTTTTTCTAATTTTTATTACCCCTTTGTTCTAGAAACCAATGCAAAAACAAATTTTGATCTCATAGAGAAACTTCAGGATCTTCCTCTAAAAGATTAAATTTAATATTAATCTCGGTTGCTATGTTGTCTAATATGCGTTTTATATCGTTTCCAATGCGTATATCATTTGTATCTACTATAGAAGCATCAACAACAACATCAAATTCAAATTTTACTTTCCTATCCATACCTTTGAATAAATTTTCAAACAATTCTTTCCCATTTAATGACAAAGAGGCCTTATCAATTGTTGTAATATTTGAGCTGTCACACGAAATAAGAAACTGTCCTTCTATAAAATTAATATTTATGATTTTTTTCATACTTTTTCCATCTCTTTCTTATTGAATCAATACCACCTTCAAGTGAACTTGCTACAATGTCTAGCATATTATAATCCCCGTCTTCATACTCTAAAGCTCCACTCAATATTTTAAACTCTGAAGTTTTCTTATCCCTAGTTAAATAAACGATATTGTCAGCATCTAAATTAACTACAAATTGCGGATTATGTGTCACAATTATTAATTGTCTTTCTTTACTCATTAATTTAAAATCTCCAAGAACAAATTCTTTTATTGCAGATGGCGAAATATCGTCTTCAGGTTGATCAATAATATAAAGTCCATTTTTGTACTTATGAGATGAAATTATATCAAAATAGATTCGAACATTCAATCCATCCGAATATTCTTTTTGTGTATCTCCGTCTCTTTCAATAATAGTTTCTTTGTTTGTAAAATCTCCATTCATCTTAGCAACCAGTTTATTTTTATAGAAATCAACCGGTTTGGAAGAGTTATCAAATCTCGATAGTTTTTCAATAAAATCCTTTTCAGTCATATTGAAAATATCTGACAAGTCTTTATTCACTTTCAATGGATGAAGAAATAATTCTCTAATATACACTTCATCTAATTTTAATTTTTCTAGAGTTTTTATGAATGTATATTTGTTATGATAATCACGCGTTTCTGCTTTTAACTCTATTTCTTCAATATCGTAATTAATTTCTAAAATCTCATCGAATTCGCATAGTGTATCGGAAATAGTTGTAGCTAGACTTTTTATTGAGGCAGTTAATTGTGAAGCAATACGATCTTCAGATGATCGAATAATGGACATATCATCATTGAACTCTTTAAAAGCGGTATTTATGCAATTTGCAACTGATATATCTTCAGTAATCTTGTTCTTTATACTTTCATATTTTGTTTTTAGAGTTTGCAGATAGATTAGAAACTCGTTAATTTTATCAATTTCTGCTTTTTCATCTAATAAAATAATTAAAGCTTGGTTTTTTAATATTGCACCAGAAATCGCAGTTAACAAATTAGTCAAAATAGTTTCTTTTGAAGATAGTGCTTTAGTGTCAATATCATCAATTGATAAACTACTAACAATAACTGTATTTTTAGGTATCGTAATTGATGATATCTTATTATATTCTTTATCAAAATCAAACTTTTTATTCAATATATTAGAAACCTGATTAATCTTACTAGTTACTTTATTGATTATTTCTATCGTAATAACATCTGAGGGGTATTTATCTTTAAAAAATGTGTTATCTTTGAGTAATTTCATATTGAATTTTTTTCGTATTTCACCCTGTGTGTCAAATTCGAATATATTGCTAGGCATCAATGATGAAATGCATTCAACTTTATTTATCTCTAAATAATCTTCATATTTTTTCTTTAACGGTGTGTTCAAAGAGCTCAACTCGCTGGGATTATTTTCTCTATAATAGTTAGTTATTTTATGTAATAGTAATGATTTACCAATAGAATTATCACCAATAATGACATTAATACCTTCGGATAATGGAATATCTTTTTGAATATCATTTATTTTGATTTTTAATTCGTTAATTTGAACATTTGAATGATTAAAAAAATTATCTTGTAAACTTATTCTAGTCTCTTCAGTCATTGCCAAAGAAACACCTTTAAATGTTGGTAAGCATTTGAGGTATGTAAAACAAAAATCTGTGGTCTCATCTTTGTCTCTTTTCGGATATTCGCTCCACATGTGACAATCGGAACCTGTTACAAATCTAAGTAAATCAGAACTAAGTTTTGATTTTTCAATATTATTAAAAACTTCATGCTTTCTATTTTTAAACTCAAATGCTTCAAAATATTCCGCAAACATAAACTCATTGAACGCATTTTGTCCAAGAGTACTAACATCATCTTTTCTAGGAGACTTACTTGCCAGAGTGTTCTTTTGATGTGCAATACATAGACAATTTAAATCGATAGAATTTAAGATTTCAAGGAATTTTTTCTCAGAAAAACTATTAGGAGCATCATATTGAGGCTTACCTCCCACAAATTTTAAAATGGTTTCAATGTTTTTTAATTTATCTTCAGCTTTATCATTAAAAATTGTAACAACATGTATTGGTTTTGTAACACCCTCTCTTGTATACATTACAGTGAATTCTACGCCAGGAAGAACTTTTTGAATAGATCCTTTACCCTCCTCCTGTTTTAGTTTAAAATAAGTATCATAAGAAAATGCATCATGGTCAGTTATAGCACAGATATTCACATTATTTATATTTAATTTGTTTATCAATACTTGTATATTTTCAAGTTTATTATCACTAACAATATCGCCATCTTTAAACTTAGATAAAATTGAATGAATATGCAAATCTGTTACTAAGCCATTTTTCACTATTTTATTCATAACTTCCCCCCATAATAAAACATTTGTAATCTTATAACTATATTCATTTATTGTTCTCAATATATTTCGATACTACTTTCAACAAATAGTCTCCAAAGATATCAATGTTTTCTTTTTTTAATCCATAAACTTTAGCGAGTGTCTCTTTATTTCGAGGTTTCATTTTTGCAATATAACTTGCAACTTTGTCATCAAAAACATCTTTTTCTGACATATTATTGAACTTAGCAATCTTTGTTCTCTCGATAAATAGCAAATCTATAAATTTTTGATCAACTTCTAATTCAGTCTTACTCTTTTCTATTAATCTACTTTTTACAAATTCAACAATTTCAATACCAAACATTTCAACTTTTTTTATTCCAAATCCTTTAATCTTAGATAACTCTTCTAGAGTAACGGGTTTTTGCTCAATGATAGATATTAGCATCTCATTATTGAAGACATTATAAAGTGGGTAGAGACTATACTTTTTACTTAACTCAACACGGAATGTTTTTAATAATTCAATAGATTCTTCGTTTGGAGTTTGAAACACTTCAATTGTTTTTGGCTTTGATTCTATAACCGATTTTTTTGTAGGCACTAAGAATCTAATTGAGGACTCCCCATTTTTCTCGATATCTTTTTCATATCTTTCCTTCATCGACTTAATGAGTTTAGACACATCATCTGCTCTTAGAATCATTATTTCCATTGACTCGGCTATTTCTTTTGCATCAGGCGTTAAATCAGATGTTGTGATAATCCATAAATGAGTTAGATTAAGTCTAGATTTAGCACTTGCTAGTTGGTTAATAGGTTCGGTTCCAACTCTGTTTTTCCAATACTTAGCTTGAACCCCAATCCTAAGTATACTGCCATCATTTTGAGGCATTGTAATGATTAGGTCCGCACCACCATCACCTTTACCCTTTTTACCAAGTTTTTCAACTTTTGATCCATCAAGTTTAAAAACATAATACAAAAACCATTCAAACTTGTCGTAATCATAGTATTCGTTATTCATTAATTCTTCAAAATTGTTTGGAAAAAAGAAATCTATCTTTTCTGTTTGTCTAAGTAAATTTTTCACTAATTCCATCTTCATCTACGCCTATATCTGATTTTAGGCATTCCCCTTTCATGATTGGATTTGCTATAAGTCTAATAATTCTAAGAGTTCAGTATTTATAATTATTATACGCTTATCTAGAAACAAATTGAAGTCGTATATTTTCAATTTCGAACGAGAATTTTATTTCTAAAAACTACAATTTAAAAGAGATTGTAGTTTGATTCAATGAGAATCCACTAAATCTGCATTGGGTGTTTAGGCAACTCCGTTGGTATCTTATCCAATAATTCTTTACTATGAAAATTAAATGACATTTCTCCTTTTGTAGTTCTATCAGTATAATAGTAGCCAATTAATTCATTGTCATTTACCAAGTTCAAAATTGTTGTTCCTTTATGGCTAGTACTTCTATAATCTAGCAATGTACTAGGTTCATTGGTATAAGAATAGGAAAGTCTCTTAAGATGTCTGCCCTTATCAAAGTTTAACTCTTCAGAAAAGGAATAGCTAATTGATTCACCCGAATAAAAGTTAATGTTGATTTTTTTAAATTTATGTTTAATAACCAACATACAGGGAATTGGATCTACTCTTTTTTTCGTCTTTGGATTTATATAATTAGATTTCAATAATCCAATCCATGTCCCACTCATATCCGGAAATGCAACTAACCATTTTCTAAAAATTTTACACTTCCAAAAATAATTATTAAACAATAAAATAGATATTAACTGGACTGTAATAACATTAGGTATCACAAACAACCATGAAGATACATCTCCCAAACTTTTACCAAAAATCAATGCAATTATTATCGATAAAATAATAGTATAAAATGCATTGAAAGCAACAATGTTTCGTCTGCTATCCATAATCATTTCCCATACCCCACATAATTCCATGCATCTCTAATAAATCTCTGTGCATCATTTTTTTTCCAAGGCTGGGTGGCTCTAAATAAATATTTCACTTCATCTACTTCTCCCCATTCCTTGTAATTATCATTTTTATCTAATTCATTAAATAAGTAGAATATTACATTTTTAATTGTTTCGTAATAGTTATCGCTCTTTATTAAAATAGTATTAGGTGTATTCCATATCAAGCATTCAATTAAATACCCAGGAACATTTTCGAGATAAGGATAGCCGTTCTCTACCATTTCATTTCGCAATTTTTTCATTATCCTTACTACTCTTTTATATCTTCTTCCAGTTGCGTTATTTTTATCAACCCCATTAGTATAATGCTGATCTGGCCAATTGATGACATTGGGTAGATTGGAATTATCTGGATATAACATTACACCATTAATATAATTAATTTCAGTAGTATACCATCTATATTCTATCAATGCAACAACATCCGCATCAACTCTCGTTGAACTTTCATGAACATCGAAAGCTTTATTTCCCCTCGTTACCTTGCTTGTTCCAAAATACGTTTTAAGGGCATTTTCTAAATCATTTTTAAATTCAGGATACTGATAAGTAGCTCTTGAGTATTTTGAGTTAACTTTTCTTGATAATTCTTCATCAGAAGATTCGATATGAAAGGATTCTCCACTTAAGACTCCTACATCAACATCACTATCTAACTTTACATTTACATTGTTTTTGTATGAACCCTGTACGAAAACCTTAGTGTCTTTGGTTTTTAATTTGGGATCATTGTGAATTGCAGCCCTTATTTGTTTTAATGTATTACTAATTTTGTTTTCTTCAGTGTCGCTTGGACCTGCAGACCAACTCGAAAATGTTTGATTCCAATCTCTCGCCATTTTATCTCTCCTTATTTTTTTTATCTTTTTGCATACTGTCGAATTTCACTATAAATCTTTCAATCTGATCCTAAAGTTTTATTCAGTATAGATATAATTCTGTCTTTTTCGTTACTTTGATTTGTCTTTAATCTAATGAACTCAATATCATTTAGAGTTAAAGCTCTATCTTTTATTTCATCATTAACTGATTGATTTTTGCTTTGTTCATGAAATGATACTCCATCCACTTCTATTACAAGAATTGTTT from Candidatus Delongbacteria bacterium encodes the following:
- a CDS encoding HRDC domain-containing protein — its product is MELVKNLLRQTEKIDFFFPNNFEELMNNEYYDYDKFEWFLYYVFKLDGSKVEKLGKKGKGDGGADLIITMPQNDGSILRIGVQAKYWKNRVGTEPINQLASAKSRLNLTHLWIITTSDLTPDAKEIAESMEIMILRADDVSKLIKSMKERYEKDIEKNGESSIRFLVPTKKSVIESKPKTIEVFQTPNEESIELLKTFRVELSKKYSLYPLYNVFNNEMLISIIEQKPVTLEELSKIKGFGIKKVEMFGIEIVEFVKSRLIEKSKTELEVDQKFIDLLFIERTKIAKFNNMSEKDVFDDKVASYIAKMKPRNKETLAKVYGLKKENIDIFGDYLLKVVSKYIENNK
- a CDS encoding nucleotidyltransferase; the protein is MARDWNQTFSSWSAGPSDTEENKISNTLKQIRAAIHNDPKLKTKDTKVFVQGSYKNNVNVKLDSDVDVGVLSGESFHIESSDEELSRKVNSKYSRATYQYPEFKNDLENALKTYFGTSKVTRGNKAFDVHESSTRVDADVVALIEYRWYTTEINYINGVMLYPDNSNLPNVINWPDQHYTNGVDKNNATGRRYKRVVRIMKKLRNEMVENGYPYLENVPGYLIECLIWNTPNTILIKSDNYYETIKNVIFYLFNELDKNDNYKEWGEVDEVKYLFRATQPWKKNDAQRFIRDAWNYVGYGK